The proteins below come from a single Dinghuibacter silviterrae genomic window:
- a CDS encoding LytR/AlgR family response regulator transcription factor translates to MATRCLLVDDEPLAVQLLRQHIGQLPFFEVAGSCANAVEALEVLNHQPIDLLFLDIRMPQLSGLELLKSLRRAPPTILTTAHREYALDGFDLDVVDYLLKPVTFDRFFQSVERFLRRSQQPLSNVLTSSEPQVIYLKSGYKYFKLDLRHILYVESMKDYIRVVTTERTIVSKYKLGDLERELQDKGFLRIHRSYVINMAHVTAFTASELELGVHRLPVGDSYKAYVEKTMPRR, encoded by the coding sequence AATTGCCTTTTTTCGAGGTGGCGGGTAGTTGCGCCAACGCCGTGGAGGCGCTGGAGGTGCTTAACCACCAGCCCATCGACCTGTTGTTCCTGGACATCCGGATGCCGCAGTTGTCGGGTTTGGAGTTGCTCAAAAGCCTGAGGCGCGCACCGCCCACCATCCTGACGACGGCCCACCGCGAGTATGCGCTGGACGGATTTGACCTGGACGTGGTGGATTACCTGCTCAAACCCGTGACGTTCGATCGCTTTTTCCAGTCGGTGGAGCGCTTCCTGAGAAGGAGTCAACAGCCCCTGTCGAATGTCCTGACCTCCTCGGAGCCACAGGTGATCTACCTGAAGTCGGGGTATAAGTACTTCAAGCTGGACCTCCGGCACATCCTTTACGTGGAGAGCATGAAGGACTACATCCGGGTCGTGACCACCGAAAGGACGATCGTCTCCAAATACAAGCTGGGCGACCTGGAGCGGGAGCTACAGGACAAGGGGTTCCTGCGGATCCACCGGTCGTACGTCATCAACATGGCGCACGTCACGGCGTTTACCGCCAGCGAATTGGAGCTCGGCGTCCACCGGCTGCCCGTCGGCGACAGCTACAAGGCTTACGTGGAAAAAACGATGCCCCGGCGGTAG
- a CDS encoding PepSY-like domain-containing protein — translation MLKKVLSIACLACALGAAAQDIKTKDVPAAVKAALLKQFPSATKVSWEKEKGNFEANWGGKSGEDHSVQFTPAGDFAESVDAIPVSALPVSVAPYVKEHYKTAIREAGKRVDAAGSHTYEVEIKGKDLLFTTDGAFLQEEKD, via the coding sequence ATGCTCAAGAAAGTTTTATCCATCGCCTGCCTGGCGTGCGCGCTGGGCGCGGCCGCACAGGACATCAAAACAAAGGACGTCCCCGCCGCGGTCAAAGCCGCCTTGCTTAAGCAATTCCCTTCCGCTACGAAAGTCTCCTGGGAGAAAGAAAAAGGCAATTTCGAAGCCAACTGGGGTGGCAAATCGGGAGAGGATCATTCCGTACAGTTCACACCGGCCGGCGATTTTGCCGAGTCCGTGGATGCCATTCCTGTGTCCGCGCTCCCCGTGTCCGTGGCTCCCTATGTAAAAGAACACTACAAAACGGCTATCCGCGAGGCGGGTAAGCGCGTGGACGCCGCCGGCAGCCATACCTACGAGGTGGAGATTAAAGGAAAGGATCTCTTGTTTACCACCGACGGCGCTTTCCTGCAGGAAGAAAAAGACTAA